One window from the genome of Brienomyrus brachyistius isolate T26 unplaced genomic scaffold, BBRACH_0.4 scaffold74, whole genome shotgun sequence encodes:
- the LOC125726627 gene encoding nicotinamide/nicotinic acid mononucleotide adenylyltransferase 1-like, whose protein sequence is MSRKRPIASAKRTRTARTFDEVPKKSKVVLLSCGSFNPVTNMHLRMFELARDHLEDTGRYEVVKGILSPVGDGYKKIGLIEASHRVEMAKLAVESSSWIEVDSWESRQADWQETVKVLRHQQQELLSQEPDTDVVGTAKPGRKRKRMDASSATKRRKLEEPDIAPKKTGEPRVMLLCGADVLESFGVPGLWKPQHIEEIASTFGLVCITRGGSDAEAFIQGSDLLLPHRSNIHVVQEWVANDVSATRIRHGLRCGHSVRYLLPDPVLGYIQERQLYNAESEQRNEGVVLAPLQKCARTQE, encoded by the exons ATGTCTCGGAAACGTCCCATCGCTAGCGCTAAGCGCACACGCACTGCGCGGACCTTTGATGAG GTACCGAAGAAATCAAAGGTGGTGCTGCTGTCTTGTGGGTCTTTCAACCCAGTGACAAATATGCACCTGCGCATGTTTGAACTGGCAAGAGATCACCTGGAGGACACGG GACGGTATGAAGTGGTGAAGGGGATCCTGTCACCAGTGGGCGATGGCTACAAGAAGATAGGCCTGATCGAGGCCAGCCATCGGGTGGAAATGGCCAAGCTGGCGGTAGAGAGCTCCAGCTGGATTGAGGTGGACAGCTGGGAGAGCAGGCAGGCCGACTGGCAAGAGACAGTCAAAGTGCTACG GCATCAACAACAGGAACTGCTCTCCCAGGAACCGGACACTGATGTGGTAGGCACTGCAAAACCTGGCAGGAAAAGAAAACGCATGGATGCCAGCAGTGCCACCAAGAGGAGGAAGCTCGAAGAGCCTGAtattgcacctaaaaaaacag GTGAGCCGCGCGTGATGCTACTCTGCGGTGCTGATGTGCTGGAATCATTCGGTGTGCCGGGGCTGTGGAAGCCTCAGCACATCGAGGAGATTGCCAGCACATTTGGACTGGTGTGCATCACCCGCGGCGGATCGGATGCGGAAGCCTTCATACAGGGCTCCGACCTCCTCTTGCCACACCGCAGCAACATCCACGTGGTGCAGGAGTGGGTGGCCAACGATGTGTCGGCCACTCGCATCCGCCACGGGCTGCGGTGTGGCCACAGTGTCCGCTACCTTCTGCCCGACCCGGTGCTCGGCTACATTCAGGAGCGGCAGCTGTACAATGCGGAGAGTGAGCAGAGGAACGAAGGGGTTGTGCTGGCTCCTCTCCAGAAATGTGCAAGAACGCAGGAGTAA
- the LOC125726628 gene encoding nicotinamide/nicotinic acid mononucleotide adenylyltransferase 1-like, with product MSRKRPIASAKRTRTARTFDEVPKKSKVVLLSCGSFNPVTNMHLRMFELARDHLEDTGRYEVVKGILSPVGDGYKKIGLIEASHRVEMAKLAVESSSWIEVDSWESRQADWQETVKVLRHQQQELLSQEPDTDVVGTAKPGRKRKRMDASSATKRRKLEEPDIAPKKTGNNWSFPLHSPFAFLLHYATPLDGVEIIGTLECEPRVMLLCGADVLESFGVPGLWKPQHIEEIASTFGLVCITRGGSDAEAFIQGSDLLLPHRSNIHVVQEWVANDVSATRIRHRLRCGHSVRYLLPDPVLGYIQERQLYNAESEQRNEGVVLAPLQKCARTQE from the exons ATGTCTCGGAAACGTCCCATCGCTAGCGCTAAGCGCACACGCACTGCGCGGACCTTTGATGAG gtaCCGAAGAAATCAAAGGTGGTGCTGCTGTCTTGTGGGTCTTTCAACCCAGTGACAAATATGCACCTGCGCATGTTTGAACTGGCAAGAGATCACCTGGAGGACACGG GACGGTATGAAGTGGTGAAGGGGATCCTGTCACCAGTGGGCGATGGCTACAAGAAGATAGGCCTGATCGAGGCCAGCCATCGGGTGGAAATGGCCAAGCTGGCGGTAGAGAGCTCCAGCTGGATTGAGGTGGACAGCTGGGAGAGCAGGCAGGCCGACTGGCAAGAGACAGTCAAAGTGCTACG GCATCAACAACAGGAACTGCTCTCCCAGGAACCGGACACTGATGTGGTAGGCACTGCAAAACCTGGCAGGAAAAGAAAACGCATGGATGCCAGCAGTGCCACCAAGAGGAGGAAGCTCGAAGAGCCTGAtattgcacctaaaaaaacaggtAATAATTGGAGCTTCCCCTTACACAGTCCCTTTGCCTTCTTACTGCATTATGCCACTCCCCTCGATGGTGTTGAAATTATCGGAACACTTGAAT GTGAGCCGCGCGTGATGCTACTCTGCGGTGCTGATGTGCTGGAATCATTCGGTGTGCCGGGGCTGTGGAAGCCTCAGCACATCGAGGAGATTGCCAGCACATTTGGACTGGTGTGCATCACCCGCGGCGGATCGGATGCGGAAGCCTTCATACAGGGCTCCGACCTCCTCTTGCCACACCGCAGCAACATCCACGTGGTGCAGGAGTGGGTGGCCAACGATGTGTCGGCCACTCGCATCCGCCATAGGCTGCGGTGTGGCCACAGTGTCCGCTACCTTCTGCCCGACCCGGTGCTCGGCTACATTCAGGAGCGGCAGCTGTACAATGCGGAGAGTGAGCAGAGGAACGAAGGGGTTGTGCTGGCTCCTCTCCAGAAATGTGCAAGAACGCAGGAGTAA
- the LOC125726629 gene encoding nicotinamide/nicotinic acid mononucleotide adenylyltransferase 1-like yields MSRKRPIASAKRTRTARTFDEVPKKSKVVLLSCGSFNPVTNMHLRMFELARDHLEDTGRYEVVKGILSPVGDGYKKIGLIEASHRVEMAKLAVESSSWIEVDSWESRQADWQETVKVLRHQQQELLSQEPDTDVVGTAKPGRKRKRMDASSATKRRKLEEPDIAPKKTGNNWSFPLHSPFAFLLHYAAPLDGVEIIGISAASSGEPRVMLLCGADVLESFGVPGLWKPQHIEEIASTFGLVCITRGGSDAEAFIQGSDLLLPHRSNIHVVQEWVANDVSATRIRHGLRCGHSVRYLLPDPVLGYIQERQLYNAESEQRNEGVVLAPLQKCARTQE; encoded by the exons ATGTCTCGGAAACGTCCCATCGCTAGCGCTAAGCGCACACGCACTGCGCGGACCTTTGATGAG gtaCCGAAGAAATCAAAGGTGGTGCTGCTGTCTTGTGGGTCTTTCAACCCAGTGACAAATATGCACCTGCGCATGTTTGAACTGGCAAGAGATCACCTGGAGGACACGG GACGGTATGAAGTGGTGAAGGGGATCCTGTCACCAGTGGGCGATGGCTACAAGAAGATAGGCCTGATCGAGGCCAGCCATCGGGTGGAAATGGCCAAGCTGGCGGTAGAGAGCTCCAGCTGGATTGAGGTGGACAGCTGGGAGAGCAGGCAGGCCGACTGGCAAGAGACAGTCAAAGTGCTACG GCATCAACAACAGGAACTGCTCTCCCAGGAACCGGACACTGATGTGGTAGGCACTGCAAAACCTGGCAGGAAAAGAAAACGCATGGATGCCAGCAGTGCCACCAAGAGGAGGAAGCTCGAAGAGCCTGAtattgcacctaaaaaaacaggtAATAATTGGAGCTTCCCCTTACACAGTCCCTTTGCCTTCTTACTGCATTATGCCGCTCCCCTCGATGGTGTTGAAATTATCGGAA TTTCCGCTGCCTCCTCAGGTGAGCCGCGCGTGATGCTACTCTGCGGTGCTGATGTGCTGGAATCATTCGGTGTGCCGGGGCTGTGGAAGCCTCAGCACATCGAGGAGATTGCCAGCACATTTGGACTGGTGTGCATCACCCGCGGCGGATCGGATGCGGAAGCCTTCATACAGGGCTCCGACCTCCTCTTGCCACACCGCAGCAACATCCACGTGGTGCAGGAGTGGGTGGCCAACGATGTGTCGGCCACTCGCATCCGCCACGGGCTGCGGTGTGGCCACAGTGTCCGCTACCTTCTGCCCGACCCGGTGCTCGGCTACATTCAGGAGCGGCAGCTGTACAATGCGGAGAGTGAGCAGAGGAACGAAGGGGTTGTGCTGGCTCCTCTCCAGAAATGTGCAAGAACGCAGGAGTAA